From Poecile atricapillus isolate bPoeAtr1 chromosome 11, bPoeAtr1.hap1, whole genome shotgun sequence, one genomic window encodes:
- the BTBD1 gene encoding BTB/POZ domain-containing protein 1, whose amino-acid sequence MAAAGGGPGAPAETPPATVAGVAAAEAGAVLQREPLYNWQATKGSLRERFAFLFSNELLSDVHFVVGKGSARGGGGGAAPPGPGQQRIPAHRFVLAAGSAVFDAMFNGGMATTSAEIELPDVEPAAFLALLRFLYSDEVQIGPETVMTTLYTAKKYAVPALEAHCVDFLTKHLRADNAFMLLTQARLFDEPQLASLCLDTIDKSTMDAISAEGFTDIDIDTLCAVLERDTLSIRESRLFGAVVRWAEAECQRQQLPVTFGNKQKVLGRALSLIRFPLMTIEEFAAGPAQSGILSDREVVNLFLHFTVNPKPKVDYIDRPRCCLRGKECSINRFQQVESRWGYSGTSDRIRFTVNRRISIVGFGLYGSIHGPTDYQVNIQIIDYEKNQTLGQNDTGFSCDGTASTFRVMFKEPIEILPTVCYTACATLKGPDSHYGTKGLKKVIHESPTASKTCFVFYSSPGNNNGTSIEDGQIPEIIFYT is encoded by the exons ATGGCGGCCGCGGGGGGCGGCCCGGGGGCGCCCGCGGAGACACCGCCCGCCACCGTCGCGGGCGTCGCCGCCGCCGAGGCCGGCGCGGTGTTGCAGCGGGAGCCGCTGTACAACTGGCAGGCCACCAAGGGCTCGCTGCGGGAGCGCTTCGCCTTCCTCTTCTCCAACGAGCTCCTCAGCGACGTGCACTTCGTGGTGGGCAAGGGCAGcgcccgcggcggcggcggcggggcggcgccCCCCGGGCCCGGCCAGCAGCGCATCCCCGCCCACCGGTTCGTGCTGGCGGCCGGCAGCGCCGTGTTCGACGCGATGTTCAACGGCGGCATGGCCACCACCTCGGCCGAGATCGAGCTGCCCGACGTGGAGCCCGCCGCCTTCCTGGCGCTCCTCAG GTTTCTTTACTCAGATGAAGTTCAGATTGGTCCAGAAACAGTCATGACTACTTTATACACTGCTAAAAAGTATGCAGTCCCTGCCCTGGAAGCGCATTGTGTGGATTTCCTAACAAAGCATCTCCGAGCAGATAATGCCTTTATGCTGCTTACTCAA GCTCGTTTGTTTGATGAACCTCAGCTTGCTAGTCTTTGTCTCGACACAATAGACAAAAGCACAATGGATGCAATAAGTGCAGAAGGCTTTACAGATATCGACATAG acacATTATGTGCAGTTCTAGAAAGGGACACTCTCAGTATTCGAGAAAGTAGACTCTTTGGAGCTGTTGTTCGCTGGGCAGAAGCAGAATGTCAAAGACAACAACTGCCGGTGACATTCGGGAACAAACAAAAAGTCCTTGGAAGAGCTCTTTCCTTAATCCGTTTTCCATTAATGACTATTGAAGAGTTTGCAGCAG GCCCTGCTCAATCTGGAATCTTGTCGGATAGGGAAGTAGTAAATCTCTTTCTGCACTTTACTGTCAATCCTAAACCTAAAGTAGATTATATTGACCGACCAAGGTGTTGCCTTAGAGGAAAAGAATGCAGCATTAACAGGTTCCAGCAGGTGGAGAGTCGCTGGGGCTACAGTGGAACAAGCGACCGGATTAG GTTCACAGTTAACAGAAGAATTTCCATAGTGGGATTTGGATTATATGGATCTATACATGGACCCACAGATTATCAAGTTAATATACAG ATAATTGATTATGAGAAGAATCAGACGCTGGGACAGAACGACACTGGATTTAGCTGTGACGGAACAGCCAGTACCTTCAGAGTTATGTTCAAAGAGCCCATAGAGATCCTGCCCACCGTGTGCTACACAGCTTGTGCAACTTTGAAA GGTCCTGATTCCCATTATGGAACAAAAGGTTTGAAGAAAGTGATCCACGAATCTCCTACTGCTAGCAAAACATGCTTTGTCTTTTATAGTTCACCAGGTAACAACAACGGTACATCAATAGAAGATGGACAGATaccagaaataatattttatacttAG
- the C11H15orf40 gene encoding UPF0235 protein C15orf40 homolog: protein MPSLTGFLRGRAALVRSGRAMPGKGKAAAKGPAEPGAAAGPVVAAGGGSVRVAVRAKPGARCSAVTDVTAEAVGVAIAAPPSEGEANAELCRYLSKVLEVKKSDVILEKGGKSRDKVVKILVSATPDEILKKLKEEASS, encoded by the exons ATGCCGAGCCTCACCGGGTTCCtgcgggggcgggcggcgctGGTGCGGAGCGGCCGGGCCATGCCGGGGAAG GGAAAAGCAGCCGCCAAGGGCCCCGCGGAGCCGGGCGCCGCCGCGGGACCGGtggtggcggcgggcggcggctccGTGAGGGTGGCGGTGCGCGCCAAGCCCGGCGCCCGCTGCAGCGCCGTCACAG ATGTGACAGCTGAGGCAGTAGGAGTAGCTATTGCTGCACCTCCATCAGAAGGGGAGGCAAATGCAGAGCTGTGTCGCTACCTCTCTAAGGTGCTCGAAGTGAAGAAGAGTGATGTTATCTTAGAGAAG GGGGGTAAATCACGTGACAAAGTGGTGAAGATTTTGGTATCAGCGACACCagatgagattttaaaaaaactgaaagaagaGGCTTCCAGTTGA